The Aspergillus chevalieri M1 DNA, chromosome 5, nearly complete sequence genome includes a region encoding these proteins:
- a CDS encoding DUF3632 domain-containing protein (COG:S;~EggNog:ENOG410PTCH;~InterPro:IPR022085;~PFAM:PF12311): MIASNPLNLDLESPHEPSNTEHAFFSLLTTYLPETSSITPDQAANQINALLPSHRPGPKEEKESTASFLFEFWELMFRIAPQLDYRHETMQRFVALVKALRNLPETIVIQDGGNYDGQPVWRDGLYFEPMLHERWNRIPENKPPEDLYAVRWRNMNGLLAHFTNHNLCTNAFRALACIIKALEEFRRKKPKTPINRRVPAAAIWFVLCPSMIYEACQRQECADREVPGGLWKGEPQQGYSIARWAFWRKRFGEVECHSDATEATQEACRAAIEGMDRCVARGG, from the exons ATGATCGCTTCAAACCCCCTCAATCTGGACCTTGAGTCCCCCCACGAGCCATCCAACACTGAGCACGCATTCTTCTCCCTACTAACAACATATCTTCCCGAAACTTCCTCCATCACTCCGGACCAAGCAGCAAACCAGATCAATGCTCTGCTCCCTTCCCACCGCCCGGGTccaaaagaggaaaaagagtCTACAGCCAGTTTCCTCTTTGAGTTCTGGGAGTTGATGTTTCGCATCGCGCCACAGTTGGATTACCGACATGAGACAATGCAGCGCTTCGTTGCTCTTGTCAAAGCATTAAGAAATTTGCCCGAGACGATTGTTATTCAGGACGGGGGCAATTACGATGGTCAGCCTGTATGGCGAGATGGTCTTTATTTCGAACCGATGCTGCATGAGCGGTGGAATC GAATCCCCGAAAACAAACCCCCGGAGGATCTCTACGCCGTCCGCTGGCGAAATATGAACGGCCTCCTAGCCCACTTCACTAACCACAACCTCTGCACCAACGCCTTCCGCGCCCTCGCCTGCATAATCAAGGCCCTTGAGGAATTCCGGAGAAAGAAACCCAAGACTCCGATTAACCGTCGTGTGCCCGCTGCTGCCATCTGGTTTGTTCTTTGTCCATCCATGATATACGAGGCTTGCCAGCGGCAGGAATGCGCGGATCGCGAGGTGCCTGGGGGGCTTTGGAAGGGCGAGCCGCAGCAGGGGTACTCGATTGCTCGGTGGGCCTTTTGGAGGAAGAGGTTTGGGGAGGTGGAATGTCATTCGGATGCTACGGAGGCGACCCAGGAGGCTTGCAGAGCTGCAATAGAGGGGATGGATAGGTGCGTAGCTCGTGGTGGTTGA